One window of Candidatus Binatia bacterium genomic DNA carries:
- the lpxD gene encoding UDP-3-O-(3-hydroxymyristoyl)glucosamine N-acyltransferase, whose protein sequence is MKLSDLARALDATLEGDGELEIEDLQPLDSAGPRSLSFLSNQRYASQLATTRAGALILGKGVEGPGCPVLRVDDPYRAFAIALGLFARPVLPPLGVSPAAHVSPSARIGEGARISPGVVIGDGVEIGARACLYPGVVIYPETTIGDDFVAHANVVVRERVRIGNRVTLGPGVVIGGDGFGFIPLPGGGVFKLPQIGTVEIGDDVEIGANTTVDRATIGATRLEAGVKLDNLVMIAHGCRIGRESLLAGQTGLAGSTTLGARVQLGGQVGAAGHLTIGDDVRVAAQSGIDNDVPPGSVIGGYPAMDVRLWRRVSAAVQRLPDLLRRVRRLERATGVARTSDARDE, encoded by the coding sequence ATGAAGCTGTCCGACCTCGCGCGAGCCCTCGACGCCACCCTCGAAGGAGACGGCGAGCTCGAGATCGAGGACCTGCAGCCGCTCGACAGCGCCGGGCCGCGCTCGCTGTCGTTCCTCTCGAACCAGCGCTACGCGTCGCAGCTCGCCACGACGCGCGCGGGAGCGCTCATCCTCGGCAAGGGCGTCGAGGGACCCGGCTGTCCGGTGCTGCGGGTCGACGACCCGTACCGCGCGTTCGCGATCGCGCTCGGGCTGTTCGCGCGTCCGGTGCTGCCGCCGCTCGGCGTGTCGCCGGCGGCGCACGTCTCGCCGAGCGCGCGGATCGGGGAGGGCGCCCGCATCTCGCCGGGCGTGGTGATCGGCGACGGCGTCGAGATCGGCGCGCGCGCCTGCCTCTACCCCGGGGTGGTCATCTATCCCGAGACCACGATCGGCGACGACTTCGTCGCGCACGCGAACGTCGTCGTGCGCGAGCGCGTCCGCATCGGCAACCGGGTGACGCTCGGACCCGGGGTGGTGATCGGCGGCGACGGCTTCGGCTTCATCCCGCTGCCGGGCGGCGGCGTGTTCAAGCTGCCGCAGATCGGCACCGTCGAGATCGGCGACGACGTCGAGATCGGGGCCAACACCACCGTCGATCGCGCGACCATCGGCGCGACGCGGCTCGAGGCAGGCGTCAAGCTCGACAACCTGGTGATGATCGCGCACGGCTGCCGGATCGGGCGCGAGTCGCTGCTCGCGGGCCAGACCGGGCTCGCCGGCAGCACGACGCTCGGCGCCCGCGTCCAGCTCGGCGGTCAGGTCGGCGCGGCGGGCCACCTCACGATCGGCGACGACGTGCGGGTCGCCGCGCAGAGCGGGATCGACAACGACGTCCCGCCGGGCTCGGTGATCGGCGGCTACCCGGCGATGGACGTGCGGCTCTGGCGGCGCGTGTCGGCCGCCGTGCAGCGGCTGCCCGATCTGCTGCGTCGGGTGCGCCGCCTCGAGCGGGCGACGGGCGTCGCGCGCACGTCGGACGCACGCGACGAGTGA
- the hisI gene encoding phosphoribosyl-AMP cyclohydrolase — protein sequence MELDFSKGLIPAVVQDHATGEVLMVAYINEEAWRETLATGRACFWSRSRGLWRKGEESGHYQEIKELLVDCDRDTVIYKVVQHGGAACHKGYRSCFFRRLENGEWQTIAEPVFDPAKVYKKPHP from the coding sequence GTGGAGCTCGACTTCAGCAAGGGGTTGATCCCCGCCGTCGTGCAGGACCACGCGACCGGCGAGGTCCTGATGGTCGCCTACATCAACGAGGAGGCGTGGCGCGAGACGCTCGCGACCGGACGCGCCTGCTTCTGGAGCCGCTCGCGCGGGCTGTGGCGCAAGGGCGAGGAGTCGGGCCACTACCAGGAGATCAAGGAGCTCCTCGTCGACTGCGATCGCGACACCGTCATCTACAAGGTGGTGCAGCACGGTGGCGCCGCCTGCCACAAGGGCTACCGCAGCTGCTTCTTCCGCCGCCTCGAGAACGGCGAGTGGCAAACGATCGCCGAGCCGGTGTTCGACCCGGCCAAGGTGTACAAGAAGCCGCATCCATGA
- the hisG gene encoding ATP phosphoribosyltransferase: MSAKLPTPLKLGIPKGSLENQTIELFAKAGWRITTSGRSYFPSIDDPDIRCSFMRPQEMSAYIEAGALDAGVTGQDWIIENGSRVHTICDLVYSKVSLQGTRWVLVVREDSPVQKPEDLQGKRVATELVNVTRSFFAGRGIDVDVEFSWGATEAKVAEGLVDAIVDVTETGSTLRANKLRIVAELQKSNPQLVANEAAWADPARREKLEQIALLLQGALAAQGKVGIKLNVPESKLDAVIALLPSLTAPTVSNLFQTAQLRSEKWFAVESVIAEATVRDLIPQLIKAGATGIIEYPLNKIV; the protein is encoded by the coding sequence ATGAGTGCGAAGCTCCCCACGCCGCTGAAGCTCGGCATCCCGAAGGGCAGCCTCGAGAACCAGACCATCGAGCTGTTCGCCAAGGCGGGCTGGCGCATCACGACCAGCGGCCGCAGCTACTTCCCGTCGATCGACGATCCCGACATCCGCTGCTCGTTCATGCGGCCGCAGGAGATGTCGGCTTACATCGAGGCCGGCGCGCTCGACGCCGGCGTGACCGGCCAGGACTGGATCATCGAGAACGGCTCGCGGGTGCACACGATCTGCGACCTCGTCTACTCGAAGGTCAGCCTGCAGGGGACGCGCTGGGTGCTCGTGGTCCGCGAGGACTCGCCGGTGCAGAAGCCCGAGGACCTGCAGGGCAAGCGCGTCGCGACCGAGCTCGTCAACGTGACGCGCAGCTTCTTCGCCGGACGGGGCATCGACGTCGACGTCGAGTTCTCCTGGGGCGCGACCGAGGCCAAGGTCGCCGAGGGGCTGGTCGACGCGATCGTCGACGTGACCGAGACCGGGTCCACGCTGCGCGCGAACAAGCTGCGCATCGTCGCCGAGCTGCAGAAGTCCAATCCACAGCTCGTGGCGAACGAGGCGGCCTGGGCGGATCCGGCGCGCCGCGAGAAGCTCGAGCAGATCGCCCTGCTGCTGCAGGGCGCGCTCGCCGCGCAGGGCAAGGTCGGCATCAAGCTCAACGTTCCCGAGTCGAAGCTCGACGCCGTGATCGCGCTGCTGCCGAGCCTCACCGCCCCGACGGTGTCGAACCTCTTCCAGACCGCGCAGCTGCGCAGCGAGAAGTGGTTCGCGGTCGAGAGCGTGATCGCCGAGGCGACGGTGCGCGACCTGATCCCGCAGCTGATCAAGGCCGGCGCGACCGGGATCATCGAGTACCCGCTCAACAAGATCGTTTAG
- a CDS encoding 4Fe-4S binding protein yields the protein MPFTIIAENCTGCSACEKRCPTRAISGDPKKAYFIEPSMCIDCGACGVICPDEAILDTWGNMTSVLKRAERPIAVPHPDNCNGCGVCIDVCPFDCITPSEGNVATYLGKVEVDEKTCVGCKLCEEVCGWDGIYIMPGGEKEAFLASLGYTLEEADSAA from the coding sequence ATGCCGTTCACGATCATCGCCGAGAACTGCACGGGCTGCAGCGCGTGTGAGAAGCGCTGCCCGACGCGGGCGATCAGCGGCGACCCGAAGAAGGCCTACTTCATCGAGCCGTCGATGTGCATCGACTGCGGTGCGTGCGGCGTGATCTGCCCCGACGAGGCGATTCTCGACACCTGGGGCAACATGACGAGCGTGCTCAAGCGCGCCGAGCGTCCGATCGCCGTCCCGCACCCCGACAACTGCAACGGCTGCGGGGTGTGCATCGACGTCTGCCCGTTCGACTGCATCACGCCGTCGGAGGGCAACGTCGCGACCTACCTCGGCAAGGTCGAGGTCGACGAGAAGACCTGCGTCGGCTGCAAGCTGTGCGAGGAGGTCTGCGGCTGGGACGGCATCTACATCATGCCGGGCGGCGAGAAGGAGGCCTTCCTCGCGAGCCTCGGCTACACGCTCGAGGAAGCCGACTCCGCCGCGTGA
- a CDS encoding DUF5989 family protein gives MAQDENSGLLAFLWRHKIWWLMPAISVLLITGLLMYFGRSSASSPFVYTLF, from the coding sequence ATGGCTCAGGACGAGAACTCGGGACTGCTCGCCTTTCTGTGGCGCCACAAGATCTGGTGGCTGATGCCGGCGATCAGCGTTCTACTGATCACCGGGCTGCTCATGTACTTCGGCCGCTCGAGCGCCTCGTCGCCGTTCGTCTACACGCTGTTCTGA